The window TGCGCCGCGCGACAAGCGATCCGAGCACACCCAGCACCATTGCACCGACCGCCGCCAGCAGCAGCCCCGACCGCGGAATTTCGCGGATTGATTGCGCCAGCTGGTCGAAGACGGGTGCGAGGTCCATTGGCGCTATATAGGGAGCAAATCCAGCGGGCGCGAGATGCCGCTCACAGATGCTGCGCCGGTTCGCCGTAGGTGACTTGCGGCGTGGCCAGATCGTCGGGCCAATCCATGCGCGCGGCGGCCGCATCGAAGCTCGATTGCAGGAAATCCATGAGCGCGGCTTCTGGGTCATCGGCTGAAGCTACATCGGCGTAATGCAACACGAATTCGCCGAGGTCCTTGTGCCAATAGGCAGGATTCGGTTGGATCGCTCCTTCGGACAGGCCATCGGGCGAAGGATAGGCGTAGACATAGAATGCCGCTTCATCCACGCCATTGCCGCCCGGCCAGAAACCTGCGCTGATGACTTCGTGGCTGTAAGCTTCGCGCGTCACCTCATCCGGCAGATTGGGAAATCCGCCGGGATGCGGCGGGGCGCGGCGACCGGAGAAGCGCGTTACCGCCAGATCGAAACTGCCCCAGAACAAATGGCTGGGTGAAGTCTTGCCGAGATAGCGCGAGCGGAATATGCTGAACACGCGGTCTGCAGCTGCAAAGGCGCCGTGCAGCCGCGTTGCAGCGTCAGCGTCCCATTCGCGCGGCCTGTCGTCCTCGGCGAAGGGAATGACTTCGGGTAATTCGTTGGGCGCGCCGTGAAGCGGAGCGGGAAGATCCGCCTCTGCCAGCATTTTGGTGAGATCGGCATGTAGCTGCGCGATGGTCTTGCCAGCAATTTCGGTCGTCCAAGATCCGCCGTGGCTGCACCACGCCCGGACCAGTCCATCGCGCATATCGACTTCCACCGCGAAATCGCGCGCCGCAGCGGCGGGCATCATCCGCGTCGCAAAGCCGCGCGGCGTTACGCGCAGCGCCACATGCCAGCCATGATTGATCCAGGGGTGCAGCCGCGTGGGCAGCTTGCCTACCATTTGCAGGACGAAATGGGCGGTCTCGATGGTCGGCCGATCCGCTGCGAAGTCGAGGGTCGGCCAACTGCTCATGGTGCAGTTCGCGGCATGGCGGCGCGGGCGAGGATTAGCGAGAAGCGCTCTTCCGCATCGGTCCAGCGCTGCACCGGGGTCCAGCGACCTGCAAGCAGCATCATATTCGCGCTGCGCAAATCGAATTTGTGGCTGTTTTCCGTGTGGATCGTCTCACCCGCCTGCA is drawn from Aurantiacibacter sp. MUD61 and contains these coding sequences:
- a CDS encoding DUF5996 family protein; its protein translation is MSSWPTLDFAADRPTIETAHFVLQMVGKLPTRLHPWINHGWHVALRVTPRGFATRMMPAAAARDFAVEVDMRDGLVRAWCSHGGSWTTEIAGKTIAQLHADLTKMLAEADLPAPLHGAPNELPEVIPFAEDDRPREWDADAATRLHGAFAAADRVFSIFRSRYLGKTSPSHLFWGSFDLAVTRFSGRRAPPHPGGFPNLPDEVTREAYSHEVISAGFWPGGNGVDEAAFYVYAYPSPDGLSEGAIQPNPAYWHKDLGEFVLHYADVASADDPEAALMDFLQSSFDAAAARMDWPDDLATPQVTYGEPAQHL